One window of the Mycobacterium haemophilum DSM 44634 genome contains the following:
- a CDS encoding carbohydrate kinase family protein, whose product MTRGLVIGEALIDIVERQGATEHVGGSPLNVAVGLARLGRDVDFLTHIGDDEPGQRIIEYVTASGAQLVPSSAGATRTPTAVATISDDGSATYTFDLEWELSGTPPVAPPLFVHTGSIAAVREPGCWAVAALLDAYRVSATVSFDPNVRPSLIVDRDLARERIEHLVQRSDIVKVSDEDLRWIDPNRAPEWTARTWLASGPAIVAVTMGEQGALALCATGEARVAARKVQVVDTVGAGDAFMVGLLDALWGHGLLGADRRANLRRIRLDALSAVLDAAALSSALTIARTGADLPGRAAIDAQSPYPPVRFPQL is encoded by the coding sequence GTGACGCGCGGCCTGGTAATCGGTGAGGCGCTGATCGACATCGTCGAGCGCCAAGGCGCCACCGAGCATGTCGGCGGCAGCCCGCTCAATGTCGCCGTCGGGCTGGCCAGGCTTGGCCGCGACGTCGATTTCCTGACCCACATCGGCGACGACGAACCTGGCCAGCGCATCATTGAATACGTCACGGCATCGGGCGCGCAACTTGTTCCGAGCAGTGCCGGCGCCACCAGGACGCCGACCGCGGTGGCCACGATTTCCGATGACGGGTCGGCCACCTACACGTTCGACCTGGAATGGGAGCTGTCCGGGACGCCTCCGGTCGCGCCGCCGCTGTTCGTGCACACCGGATCTATCGCCGCCGTGCGCGAGCCGGGCTGCTGGGCGGTCGCGGCCCTGCTCGATGCCTACCGGGTGTCGGCCACGGTCAGCTTCGACCCCAATGTGCGTCCGTCGCTGATCGTAGACCGGGATCTGGCCCGCGAGCGCATCGAACATCTCGTCCAGCGCAGCGACATCGTCAAGGTCAGCGACGAGGACCTACGCTGGATCGATCCTAACCGCGCACCGGAGTGGACCGCCCGAACCTGGTTGGCATCTGGACCGGCGATCGTTGCGGTGACCATGGGCGAGCAGGGCGCGCTGGCGTTGTGCGCGACCGGCGAGGCCCGGGTGGCCGCCAGGAAGGTCCAGGTCGTGGACACCGTCGGCGCCGGTGACGCATTCATGGTCGGACTGCTCGACGCGTTATGGGGACATGGCCTATTAGGCGCCGACCGGCGAGCCAATCTGCGGCGAATTCGGCTCGACGCGCTGTCAGCCGTGCTGGACGCAGCGGCCCTGTCGTCGGCACTGACTATCGCCCGCACCGGCGCCGACCTACCCGGCCGAGCGGCTATTGATGCCCAATCACCGTATCCCCCAGTACGTTTTCCCCAACTGTGA
- a CDS encoding Ku protein, producing MRSIWKGSIAFGLVNVPVKVYSATQDHDIKFHQVHAKDNGRIRYKRMCEVCGEVVEYGDLARAYESDDGQMVVITDDDIATLPEERSREIEVLEFVPASDVDPMMFDRSYFLEPDSKSSKSYVLLAKTLAETDRMAIVHFTLRNKTRLAALRVKDFGKREVMVVHTLLWPDEIRDPDFPVLDKKVDIKPAELKMAGQVVESMADEFNPDRYRDTYQEQMQELIDAKLEGGEAFTVEEQPAELDQTEDVSDLLAKLEASVKARSGDRKSPTKTTAKKTAAKRTDSKAASRSAPE from the coding sequence ATGCGCTCCATCTGGAAGGGTTCAATTGCGTTCGGGCTGGTGAACGTCCCAGTCAAGGTGTACAGCGCAACTCAGGACCACGACATCAAGTTCCACCAGGTGCACGCCAAAGACAACGGGCGGATCCGATACAAGCGAATGTGCGAGGTATGTGGCGAAGTCGTCGAATACGGTGATCTCGCCCGGGCCTACGAATCCGACGACGGACAAATGGTGGTGATCACCGACGACGACATCGCCACGCTGCCCGAGGAGCGCAGCCGCGAAATCGAGGTACTGGAGTTCGTCCCGGCCAGCGACGTCGACCCCATGATGTTCGACCGCAGCTACTTTTTGGAGCCGGATTCGAAGTCGTCGAAATCGTATGTGTTGCTAGCGAAGACGCTTGCCGAAACCGACCGGATGGCGATCGTGCATTTCACGCTGCGTAACAAAACCCGACTGGCGGCGCTGCGCGTCAAGGACTTCGGCAAGCGCGAGGTGATGGTGGTGCACACCTTGTTGTGGCCAGACGAAATCCGCGACCCCGACTTCCCCGTGCTCGACAAGAAGGTCGACATCAAACCCGCAGAGCTCAAGATGGCAGGGCAGGTAGTGGAATCGATGGCCGACGAGTTCAACCCGGACCGCTATCGCGATACCTACCAGGAACAGATGCAGGAGCTGATCGACGCGAAACTCGAAGGTGGGGAAGCATTTACCGTTGAGGAGCAGCCGGCTGAGCTTGACCAGACCGAGGATGTTTCCGACCTGCTCGCCAAACTGGAGGCCAGCGTGAAGGCACGCTCTGGCGACCGGAAATCCCCGACGAAGACAACCGCGAAGAAGACTGCCGCCAAAAGGACCGACTCGAAAGCGGCGTCAAGATCAGCGCCCGAATAA